A genomic window from Lactobacillus sp. ESL0677 includes:
- a CDS encoding C39 family peptidase: MEIIHHFHNAQPIVVSNQAAVLTNVNFQVAVPCKLNQELLTDNLVKDDSQNIYFDTSQGLLLFSDAYFKGLNYFNKLVLFTQVKWGKVKNCHGTSFYSQQHQLLKKLPLTSNLQFIGQGEDIFQQTWLITSAGTWVNKCDIWLDGEPLITRTHDLCQEKTLIVNPCGTIACNHLGQNLQKINQATSLQIKAIKEDIFGNEYLQIAPDTFIPTTDCILHNYPSHLTPQQPHLLITENINQMFWGVQNGCEAAALLMGLHYQHKLETTDYQTFIDEMPLAPDYNPYHGFGGSPYENVTGRFEAIFPSALLNWGRKFTDLRDLTGAHESDLIAAIKRGNPVLTYVTTNFTQPDPDTYPWGKTYKNNHAVLLDGFSEDLFHVSDPIDGHYWLTKAAFMQAYKVRTWAIEIM; the protein is encoded by the coding sequence ATGGAAATCATTCATCACTTTCACAACGCACAACCTATTGTTGTTAGTAACCAAGCAGCTGTTCTAACTAATGTTAATTTTCAAGTTGCAGTGCCTTGTAAATTAAATCAAGAATTATTAACCGATAATTTAGTTAAAGATGATAGTCAAAATATTTACTTCGATACTTCACAAGGATTGCTTTTATTTAGCGATGCATATTTTAAAGGATTAAATTATTTTAATAAACTTGTACTTTTTACTCAAGTTAAATGGGGAAAAGTCAAAAACTGCCACGGAACTAGTTTTTATTCCCAGCAGCATCAACTACTTAAAAAGTTACCATTAACCAGTAATTTGCAATTTATCGGTCAGGGAGAAGATATATTTCAGCAAACTTGGCTTATAACTTCAGCTGGTACTTGGGTTAATAAATGTGATATCTGGCTTGACGGCGAGCCGTTAATTACACGTACTCATGATTTATGCCAAGAAAAAACGCTGATTGTTAATCCTTGCGGCACAATTGCGTGCAATCACTTAGGGCAAAACTTGCAGAAAATTAACCAAGCAACATCGCTACAGATTAAAGCAATCAAAGAGGATATATTTGGCAATGAATATCTTCAAATTGCTCCCGATACTTTTATTCCGACAACTGATTGCATCTTGCATAACTATCCCAGCCACTTAACCCCCCAGCAACCACACCTGCTTATTACCGAAAATATTAACCAGATGTTTTGGGGCGTTCAAAACGGTTGTGAAGCTGCCGCCTTATTAATGGGACTTCATTACCAGCACAAGTTGGAAACAACGGATTATCAAACTTTTATCGATGAAATGCCGCTGGCTCCAGATTATAATCCGTATCATGGTTTTGGCGGTTCACCTTACGAAAATGTCACGGGACGTTTTGAAGCAATCTTTCCGTCTGCCTTATTAAATTGGGGACGTAAATTTACAGACTTGCGTGACTTAACTGGCGCACACGAGTCAGACCTCATTGCCGCTATTAAACGCGGCAACCCTGTCCTAACCTATGTCACTACTAATTTCACTCAACCAGATCCAGACACTTATCCGTGGGGCAAAACATACAAAAATAACCACGCCGTTTTATTAGACGGCTTTAGCGAAGATTTGTTTCATGTTTCCGACCCAATTGATGGTCATTACTGGCTGACTAAGGCAGCTTTTATGCAAGCATACAAGGTTAGAACATGGGCCATCGAAATTATGTAG
- a CDS encoding P1 family peptidase has translation MGLNKPLLNALSDAKQGPQNLITDVAGITVGHKTLKTDRLNTGVTVIKPCQDNIFREKMPAAVQVINGFGKSTGLVQVEELGTIETPLVLTNTLSVGTAYTALVKQMLAENPEIGTTTGSVNPIIMECNDSTINHIRDLGVTEADVNDAFAAADTSFEEGPVGGGTGMCCYDLKGGIGSSSRQVEIDGKTFTMGALVMSNFGFGEDLNIYGEHIGQKITQMRKDKEKGSIITIIATDIPFNSRQLKRIARRSSVGITRSGSFTGNGSGEITLAFSTANRVSHFPETELSSIQAITDDKIDRYFRITVDIVNEAILSSLAHGKTFINCDGKPVYGLPDALNELGDDPDATKLKEQLGL, from the coding sequence ATGGGACTTAATAAACCACTTTTAAATGCACTTAGCGACGCCAAACAAGGTCCGCAAAATTTAATTACTGATGTTGCCGGCATTACTGTTGGTCACAAAACATTAAAAACTGACCGGTTGAACACGGGTGTAACAGTAATTAAACCTTGCCAAGATAATATTTTCAGGGAAAAAATGCCAGCCGCTGTTCAAGTAATCAATGGTTTTGGCAAGAGTACCGGACTAGTGCAAGTCGAAGAACTTGGAACGATTGAAACGCCACTGGTCTTAACTAACACTCTAAGTGTCGGGACTGCTTATACTGCTTTAGTTAAGCAAATGCTTGCCGAAAATCCTGAGATTGGAACGACAACTGGTAGTGTTAATCCAATTATTATGGAATGTAATGACAGTACCATCAACCATATTCGTGATTTAGGTGTAACAGAAGCTGACGTTAACGATGCCTTTGCGGCAGCTGACACAAGTTTTGAAGAAGGACCTGTTGGCGGCGGCACTGGTATGTGCTGTTACGACCTAAAAGGTGGTATTGGTTCTTCTTCACGGCAAGTTGAAATCGATGGTAAAACCTTTACTATGGGGGCACTTGTAATGTCCAACTTTGGCTTTGGCGAAGACTTAAACATTTACGGCGAACATATTGGTCAAAAAATCACGCAAATGAGAAAGGATAAGGAAAAAGGCAGTATTATCACAATTATTGCTACCGATATTCCGTTTAATTCCCGGCAGCTAAAGCGAATTGCACGCCGCTCAAGCGTAGGAATTACCCGTAGTGGCTCCTTCACTGGTAACGGCAGCGGTGAAATCACCCTTGCCTTTTCAACAGCCAATCGTGTAAGTCACTTCCCGGAAACAGAGTTAAGCTCGATTCAAGCGATCACCGATGACAAGATTGACCGCTACTTCCGAATTACCGTTGACATTGTTAATGAAGCCATTCTAAGTTCATTAGCCCACGGTAAAACTTTTATCAATTGCGATGGTAAACCTGTTTACGGTTTACCAGATGCGTTAAACGAGTTGGGTGACGACCCAGATGCAACCAAGTTAAAGGAACAATTGGGACTTTAA
- a CDS encoding alpha-glucosidase yields the protein MTPWWKKAVIYQIYPKSFQDSNGDGIGDLRGIISRLDYLQKLGIDAIWLSPIYLSPGVDNGYDIADYEKIDPQYGTMTEMEQLIAEAKKRNIRIIMDLVVNHTSDKHPWFIEARKSKTNPYRDFYIWRDPVDNHEPNDLKSDFSGSAWQYDQQTKQYYLHFFAAQQPDLNWKNPKLRQKIYDMMNFWLDKGIGGFRMDVIELIGKDPDKKIRENGPKLHTYIQEMHEHTLAHRNVMTVGETWSADIKGATQYSDPDRHELSMVFQFEDQGIDQQVGKSKWDLRPFNISELKKIFIKWQTELDYNHAWNSLFWENHDIPRVISRWGNDNKYRVQSAKMFAIALHLMHGTPYIFNGEEIGMTNCPIHDISEVEDLESINMYHERLKAGYTKEELIHAINVKGRDNARRPMQWLNEKNAGFSSAKPWLATNPNYREINVKQALADPNSIFYTYQKLIKLRHEHEIVINGSFEPITTNDNILAYYRQLNKKRWLIVANFSDQETAFSSADTIQEVLISNYPERQTLQNITLQPYEAFAISVK from the coding sequence ATGACACCGTGGTGGAAAAAAGCAGTTATCTATCAAATTTATCCCAAATCCTTCCAAGACAGTAATGGCGACGGAATTGGTGACCTGCGCGGAATCATCTCGCGCCTTGATTATTTACAAAAGTTAGGGATTGATGCCATCTGGCTATCTCCTATTTACCTATCGCCGGGTGTTGATAACGGTTATGACATTGCAGATTACGAAAAAATTGACCCGCAATACGGCACAATGACTGAGATGGAACAATTAATTGCTGAGGCAAAAAAGCGGAACATTCGAATCATTATGGACCTCGTAGTTAACCATACTTCAGATAAACATCCATGGTTTATTGAAGCGCGAAAGAGCAAGACTAATCCTTACCGCGATTTTTATATTTGGCGTGATCCAGTTGATAACCACGAACCTAATGATTTGAAGTCGGACTTTTCTGGATCGGCTTGGCAGTACGACCAGCAGACTAAACAATATTATCTTCACTTTTTTGCGGCCCAACAACCTGACTTAAATTGGAAAAACCCTAAATTACGCCAAAAAATCTATGACATGATGAATTTTTGGTTAGATAAGGGCATCGGCGGGTTTCGCATGGATGTTATTGAGTTAATTGGGAAAGACCCGGATAAGAAAATCCGTGAAAATGGCCCCAAGTTGCACACTTACATTCAAGAAATGCACGAACACACATTAGCTCATCGCAACGTTATGACTGTCGGCGAAACTTGGAGTGCCGACATTAAAGGCGCTACGCAATATTCCGATCCTGACAGGCATGAACTATCAATGGTCTTTCAATTTGAAGATCAAGGAATTGACCAGCAAGTTGGCAAGTCCAAGTGGGACTTGCGTCCTTTTAACATCAGTGAACTCAAGAAAATCTTCATTAAATGGCAAACTGAACTTGATTATAACCATGCTTGGAACAGTCTTTTTTGGGAAAATCACGATATCCCGCGAGTTATTTCTCGCTGGGGCAATGACAACAAGTACCGCGTGCAATCAGCTAAAATGTTTGCAATTGCCCTGCATCTGATGCACGGTACACCATATATTTTTAATGGCGAAGAAATTGGTATGACTAATTGTCCTATCCACGACATCAGTGAAGTCGAAGACCTTGAGAGCATCAATATGTATCATGAGCGGCTTAAGGCAGGCTACACTAAAGAAGAATTAATTCACGCAATTAATGTTAAGGGGCGCGACAATGCCCGCAGACCAATGCAGTGGTTAAATGAGAAGAATGCTGGCTTTTCTAGTGCTAAGCCGTGGCTTGCAACTAACCCTAATTACCGCGAAATTAACGTTAAACAGGCTTTAGCTGACCCTAATTCAATCTTTTATACTTACCAGAAGTTAATTAAACTGCGCCATGAACATGAGATTGTCATTAACGGCAGCTTTGAGCCCATCACTACTAATGACAATATCTTAGCTTACTACCGCCAACTAAATAAAAAGCGCTGGCTGATAGTTGCTAATTTCAGTGATCAAGAAACCGCGTTTTCATCTGCCGACACAATTCAAGAAGTGTTAATTTCTAATTATCCTGAGCGCCAAACTCTTCAAAACATTACCTTGCAACCCTATGAAGCATTTGCTATCAGTGTTAAGTAA